One Ferribacterium limneticum genomic window, ACACGCTGGCCGGCAAGGTCGTCCATGCCTTCGAGCCGGGCAAGGGCATCCTGCACATGGAATTCGCCCCGCGCGGCGAGAACGTCTGGCTCTCGGCGCGCGACGACAACAAGGTTTTGATTTACAACACCGAAAATTTTGCCAAACTGGGAGAAATCCCGGCCGAAAGCCCGTCCGGCATTTTCTTCACCTCGCGCGCCGTGCGCATAGGTTTCTGATGGACGCTTTGGCCATGAACAGCAGCAGCCTCGACTTCCAGTTGCTCAACGACTTCCAGCGCGACTTTCCGCTGGTCCCGGCACCCTTCGCCGAGTTGGCGGCGCGTCTCGGCGTCGGCGAGAAAGTCGTTCTCGGCCACCTCGAAAACCTGCGCCGCGAAGGCAAGATTTCACGCGTCGGCGCCGTCTTCGCCCCCAAGCGAATCGGCGCCTCGACGCTGGCCGCCATGGCCGTCCCGCCGGAAAAGCTCGAAGCCGTGGCCACCGCGGTCAACCGCTTCCCCGAGGTCAATCACAACTACGAACGCGAGCACCGCTACAACCTGTGGTTCGTCGTCACCGCCGCGACCGAAGGGCGCCTGCAAGCCAGCCTCGGCGCCATCGAGAAGGCCGCCGGCTATCCGCTGCTGGCCTTGCCGCTTGAAGAAGAATTCCACATCGACCTCGGTTTTTGCCTGAACGGTGACAAGAAAAAAAGCGTCGCCACGGCCCAGCCGGTGCAGCCGACGGCCCTCATCGACGAAGCCGAGCGCCGCCTCGTTTCCGTCTTGCAGGAAGGCCTGCCGCTGTTCATCCGGCCCTTCGCCCTGATCGCCGAGCGCATTGGCGCCTCCGAGCCGGAAGTCCTCGGCCGTATCCGCCGCTGGCTCGAAGAGGGCGCCATCAAGCGCTTCGGCGTCGTCGTCCGCCACCACGAACTCGGCTACCGCGCCAACGCCATGCTGGTCCATGACATTCCGGACGAGCAGGTCAGCGAGATTGGTCGCGCCCTGGCCGAAGAGCCGGCCGTCACGCTGTGCTACCGCCGGCCGCGCCGCCTGCCGGACTGGCCGTACAACCTGTTCTGCATGATCCATGGCCGCGAACGTGGCGAGGTCGAGTCCATCATCGCCGACCTTCGCCAACGCCACGGTCTCGAAACGGCTGCCCACGAGGTGCTCTTCTCGCTGACCCGCTTCAAGCAGAACGGCGCGCGCTATGCGTGAGCTTTCCACGGTCGACCGGAAAATTCTCGCAAAATTGCAAGGCGACTTCCCGATCTGCGAACGTCCCTACGCCGAGGCGGCCGAACAGATCGGCATCAGCGAAGAAGAATTGCTCCAGCGTGTGCAGGAACTGCTCGCCGACAAGGTGCTGACCCGCTTCGGCCCGATGTTTCAGATCGAGGAAATGGGTGGAGCCTTCGTGCTCGCCGCCCTGGCCGCCCCCGAGGAGCGTTACGACGAGGTGACGGCACTGGTCAACGAATTGCCCGCGGTCGCCCACAACTATCGCCGCGAACACGTGCTCAACATGTGGTTCGTGCTCGCCACCGAAACGAAGGCAGGCATCGCCGAAGCCATTGCCCGCATCGAGCGCGACACCGGCCTGGCGGTCTATGCCTTCCCGAAAGAGCGCGAATTTTTTGTTGAAATGAAGCTAGAGGCGCGGCTGTGATCGACGACATTGATCGCGCCCTGATCGTCGCCACGCAAGGTGGCCTGCCGCTCGTGCCACGCCCCTATCACACCATCGCCGAACAGCTCGGGCTATCGGCAGACGAGGTCATGCGCCGCCTGAAAGTCATGCTCGAAACCGGCATCGTCCGCCGTATCGGCGCCGTGCCCAACCATTACGCCATCGGCTGGACGGCCAATGGCATGACTGTCTGGGATGTCGCCGACGAGCTAGTCGACGAACTGGGCGCCCGCATTGGCGCCCTCGATTTCGTCACCCACTGCTACCGCCGCCCGCGCGCCCTGCCAGCCTGGCCCTACAACCTGTTCGCCATGGTGCACGGCGCCTCGCGCGATGAGTGTTCGGCCAAAGCCGCTGAAATCCGCAGCTTGCTTGGTGAGGCTTGCCGGGGCAGCGACATTCTCTACTCGACCAGAATCCTCAAAAAGACCGGGCTGAGGATAGGTAGCTAAGGACAGGCCCGCATCCGGTTTTCCGCATCTCGATAGGACGCCGTCGAGTCGATCTGCTGATGCGCGGCATTGATCCCGTCCTTGAGCTTGCTCAGCAGGCTGGCGAGCTGTTGGTCGGCGCGTTGGCGCAGCACGGATTCGGCTTCGCCGACACTGGAAAAATAAGCGACCTGGCCGAGTGACTGGCGTAGCGCAACCGGCATCAGCCGGGCGCCGATCCTGAGATGGTTGCGCCAGACCGTGACGTGCTCCTGCTCATGTTCCTCGACGATGCGTCGCCGGCAGGGATTGGTGCCGAGTTCCCGGGCAAGCAGGACCTCGAAACTCGACAAACCGAGTTTCAGTTGCAACGAGGGTACGGCGCACACCCGGCCGTCGCGATTGCTCAGGGTGCGCACCGAAAGCGCCATGCTGGCGGCCGGTTCGGCCCGCGTTACACCCAGCGTGCTGTGGTTCAGGCTGCTACCCGCTTTGGCAAAGCGCGCCAGATCAGCTATCCGGATGCCGTCGTCGCGGCTTACCGGCTTGTCCTCGAAGACGGCAGTGAAATTTGCTTCCGCCGCCAGTTTTTCGCAGCGCGCCTCGAAACCGTCGTTGTCGGCCCCGGCGACAGCGCTGGCAAGCAGGAGCAGGAGAGCAAGGAGGGATTTCATGCGGCGGGTCTGGTTCAGGCGACAGGGAGATTCTGCGTCGGTAATGTGAAATACCGTTGACGGTGGATCACCGGCAAGCCCCGCGCTGAAAGCAGAAAGCCCGGACTGGCCGGGCTTTCTGGGGGCTGACTGGGTGCCTGACGGCGGTCAGTGTGCTTCGCCGATCCGCTGGGCGATATGCGCCAGCGCCTCTTCAACCTGGTCGATCAGAATCAGGCAGAGGTCGCCCGGCTGCAGGCGGGCCAGCGCCGTATCGATGGCGATGAATTCGCCGGTGATGGCGTCGATCTGCTTGGTGCGGCGGGCGTTGGTCAGGCCTTCGCGCAACAGGCCGATCACTTCACCATCTTCGCGGCCGCGCTGGCAGGCGTCCTGGTAAAGAATCACGTCGTCGAAGGCGTCGCCGAGGATTTCGGTCTGCTGGCGGATGTCGTCGTCACGCCGGTCGCCGGCGCCGCTGATCACCACCGAACGGCGCACCGCCGGCATGTTTTCGATGGCGCCGACCAGCGCCTGGATGGCGTCCGGGTTGTGACCGTAGTCGGCGATCAGGGTCGCGCCCTTGTAGTCGAAGACGTTGAAGCGGCCGGGGGCAGTCGCTGCGTCGCTAACGAAATTGGCCAGCGCCTTCTCGATCACCGGCCACTCGTAGCCGAGCGCCCAGCCTGTGGCGATGGCGGCCATGGCATTTTCGACCTGGAAGCCGATGGTGCCGTTGCGCGTGAGCGGAATGTTGGCGAGCGGAATGCGGTATTTCTTGCGGCCTTCGCTGCAGACGATGGCATCGCGCTCGACATGGACGACTCGTTTGCCCTGGGCGCGGTGCGTGGCGAGCACGGGGTTCATGCGGTCGCGGGCGAAGAAGATGACCTCGCCGTGGCAGTGATGGGCCATCGCGGCGACGACCGGGTCGGCGGCATTGAGTACTGCCGTGCCGCTCGGTGCAACGTTTTCAACAATGACGCGCTTGACCACGGCCAGCTCGTCGACCGTCGTGATGTAGTTGAGGCCGAGATGGTCGCCGAGGCCGATGTTGGTGATCACCGCCACATCGCACACATCGAAGCCGAGGCCTTCGCGTAGCACGCCGCCACGCGCCGTTTCGAAGACGGCCGCGTCGACGTCCGGGTGCATCAGCACGTTGCGGGCGCTGCGCGGGCCGGAGCAGTCGCCGGTGTCGATGCGCCGGCCTTCGACGTAGATGCCGTCGGTGCTGGTCATGCCGACACGCAGGCCATTCGCTTCAAAAATGCGGCCGATCAGGCGGCTGGTCGTCGTCTTGCCGTTGGTGCCGGCGATGGCGACGACCGGGATGCGGGCGTTGTCGCCATCCGGGAACATCATGCCGACGATGGCTTCGCCAACAGCGCGGCCCTTGCCGAAGGATGGGTCGAGGTGCATGCGCAGGCCGGGGGCGGCATTGCATTCGACGATGCCGCCGCCCTGTTCTTCGAGCGGCTTGTGCATGGTGTCGCAGACGACGTCGATACCGCAGATGTCGAGGCCAACGGTCTGGGCGGCGGCGACGGCGGCAGCGGCGAGTTCCGGATGGACGTCGTCGGTGACGTCGGTGGCGGTGCCGCCGGTAGACAGGTTGGCGTTGTTGCGCAGGACGACGCGAACGCCGCGGCCGGGCACGGAGTCGGCCGTATAGCCTTGCTCTTCTAGACGGGCGAGGGCGATTTCGTCGAAACGGATCTTGGTCAGCGAGGTGGCGTGACCGTCCGAACGGCGCGGGTCGCGATTGACGATATCCACCAGTTCGCGCACGGTATGCGTGCCGTCGCCGATGACCAGTGGCGGATCGCGGCGGGCGGCGGCGATCAGCTTGTCGCCGATGACCAGCAGGCGCCAGTCGTGGCCGGAGAGGAATTTCTCGACCATGATGTCGTCGCGGAATTCGATGGCGACGCGGTAGGCGCGACGGACTTGTTCCTCGGTGGTCAGGTTGACCGAAATGCCCTTGCCCTGATTGCCGTCCTGCGGCTTGACGACGACCGGCAGGCCGACTTCGAGGGCGGCGACCCAGGCATCGTCTTCGTCCTCGACCGGGCGGCCGTAAGGGACGGCGACACCGGAGGCGTGCAGCAGCTTCTTGGTCAGTTCCTTGTCCTGGGCAATCGATTCGCCGATGGCGCTGGTCAGGCTGGTTTCGGCGGCCTGGATGCGCTTCTGCTTGCTGCCCCAGCCGAACTGGACGAGGCTGCCCTGGGTCAGGCGGCGGATCGGGATGCCGCGGGCCAGCGCAGCCGAGACGATGGCGCCGGTCGATGGGCCGAGACGGATGTCCTCATCGAGGTCGCGCAATTCCTTGAGCGTGCCATCGAGATCGAAAGGCGTGTCGTTGAGGGCGGCGAGGCAAAGCTGTTCGGCGCGCTCGAAGGCCAGGCGGCCGACGTCTTCTTCGGTGTATTCGACGACGACCTGATAGACGCCCTGATCGACCGTCTGCGCTGTCCGGCTGAAGGTGACCGGGCAACCGGCCTGGGCTTGCAGGCCGAGGGCGGCGAATTCGAGGGCGTGGGCCATCGACACGGTGTCGAGATGGTCGGAGGGAATCAGGTCGCCGAGTTCCGGGAAGCGCTCGCGCAGGCGGGCTTCGAAATTGGGCAGGTCTGAAATGGCGACTTCGGCTCCTTCGCAGGAAACGATGGCTTGAATGGCGGTGTGCCGGCTCCACAGATTGGGGCCGCGCAGGGCGCGAATGCGGGAAACGTCCATGACGCTTTATTCCTCGTTATTTCCGGGCGGTAGCCGGCTTCTTGGGTTGCGACTTTTTGGCGGGCTGCTGTATCAGCGAAGCGGGGTCGATCAGTTCCAGGCCGAAGGTCTTGAGGCCTGTGGTCAGGACTTCCTTGCTCAGGCCCATGGCCCAGCCGGCGGCAATGCCGGCCAGCACGTTGGCAATGTTCTTGGCTTGCTTGGCCTTGCCAATGTAGGGCGCATCGACCAGTCGGCTGAGGCGGATTTCATCGCTGCCGGTGCGTAGCACGACGCGCTTGTCGTCCACCGTGACACCGCGCTTGCCGGCGGCGAGATGGGCGACCAGGGTCGGGTTGGTCGGGTCGCAGGCGAAGAAGATCACTTCGCCGTCGCACAGTTCGGCGAAATCGGCGACCAGTTCGTCTTCGGCATTGAGCACGGCATGACCACTCGGCAACACGACATCAACCTGCGTCCGGTAGATCGAACGCGGTGTCGTGTAATACTCGCCGCCGGTCGGCTGGGTATCCCAGCGCGACAGGTCTTCGTCTTCCGAAACGATGTTGGTGACGATGCCGATCGAGCAGCGGTCATAGGCCAGACCTTGGCCGAGGATGACTTCGGCGCCGTTTTCGATCACTGCGGCCTGAACCGAACGGTTCATCAGCAGGCGACGGCCACCTTCCCAGTTGGCGGCGCTGGTTTTCTGGACCTGGCGGCGGTCGAGGTAGATGCCGTCCTTGCAGGCCAGGCCGACATGGCGGCCGGAGAGATAGACCAGATGGGCGACCATCTTGGCAACCGGGTTGCGACCGTGGGTGCCGGTGACGCCAACCAGCGGCACGCGGCCGCTCTCGCTCTGGGCGAACAGGTTGTCGACGATGGCCTGACCGACCGGGCGCGGCTTGCCGATGCCTGGCTTGATGTGCATGAGCAGGCTGGGGCCGGCGTTGACTTCGACGATGGCGCCGCCCTGCTCGGCCAGCGGCTTCGAGACGTCCTGGCAGACCAGGTCGATGCCAGCGATGTCGAGGCCGACGACGCGGGCTGCCAGCGCTGCGACCTGGGCGGTTTCGGGATGGACTTCGTCGGTGCAGTCGAAGGCGTGGTTGGCGTTGCGCTGGATAAGCACGACGCGGTCTTTGGCCGGCACGCTGTCGGCCTCAAGGCCCTGGCGTTCCAGTTCAATCTTGGCAGCGGTATCGATCTTGATGATCGACAGCGGATGCAGTTCGGTCGTGCCGCGCCGCGGGTCGATGTTGACCTGGCTGTCGATCAGTTCCAGCACGGTCGACTTGCCGTCGCCGGTTACGGTGATCAGGTCGCTGCGATTGGCCGCGACGAGCTTTCCGCCGACAACCAGAAGGCGATGCTCGATGCCCTGGATGGAACGTTCGACGAGCACGCCGGAGCCTTCCTCGACAGCGATGGCGTAGGCCTTGGCGACCTCTTCCTTGGTCGTCAGGTCGATGAAGACGCCACGGCCATGATTGCCGTCGGTCGGCTTGACGACGACCGGCACGCCGATGTCTTCGGCGGCATCCCAGGCATCGTCGGCGCTATCGACTTCGCGGCCTTCCGGGACCGGGACGCCGACCGAGGAGATCAGTTCCTTGGTCAAATCCTTGTCGCGCGAAATGGTTTCGGCGATGGCGCTAGTCTGGTCGGTTTCGGCCGTCCAGATACGGCGCATGGCGGCGCCGTAGCCGAGCTGGACGAGGTTGCCGTCGTCGAGCAGGCGGATGTGCGGAATGCCGCGCTTTTCGCCAGCCAGAACGATGGCTGCGGTCGATGGGCCGAGGTATTTGCGGTCGACCTTGCGGCGAAGCAGGCGGACGGCTTCGTCAAGGTCGTAGGGCTCGTCGGCGATGGCGGCGAGCAGCAGTTCGCGGCCGACATCGAGCGACATGCGGGTCACTTCTTCGTGGAAGTTGGAGACGACCAGCTTGTAGACGCCGCGCGTCGTCGTTTCGCGGGTGCGGCCGAAACCGTCGGGCAGGCCGGCCAGAGTCATCAGTTCGAGCACGATGTGTTCGAGGATGTGGCCGGCCCACGTGCCTTCCTTGAGGCGGCGCAGGAAGCCGCCGTGTTCGCCGTAGTTGCAGCGATGCTCGACAAGGCCCGGTAGCCAGGCGCTCAGGCGCTCGTAAAGGCCGGGAATCTTGTCCGAGGGAAAGTCTTCGAGTTCGCCGATATCGATCCAGCTTTCGATGACCGGGGGGTAGGTCCAGATATTGGGGCCACGCAGTGAAATGGTGTCCCGGAAAATGATGTCCTTTTTCTTCATGCTCTTGGCTCTGGCTCCGTTGGCCTGCGGTGATGAATGTTTGATTTCAGCATTATTAACGCTTTCGTCCGCTTGCGGCTGACCGCTGTCTAAAAATGTCACTCAAGAGGACAAAGCGTTACAGGAAGCGGTCGAGAAGCTTGCGGCTGTGTCGGTCGAGGGTGCTCAGGTCGCGGATCAGGAACTGGATGCCATGGGCGTCGGCGATGAGCAAACGGGTCTGGCTCAGGCGGCGAATGTCTTCCTCGCCCTTGAGGATCAGCTCGGCCGGGCCGCGATTGGTACGCAGTCGCCAGGTGCTCGGGCAGGCGAAGCTGGAAACGTCTTCGATGCCTTCGATTTCCGGGACGAACTCGCGGCTGGCGAGGTCGGCTTCGATCAGGCCGGCGATGGCCGGTGGCAGGTCGGCGAGGCTGTCGATCCAGGCGACTTCGTGACCTTCGTAATTGACCAGCGACAGACCTTCGTCGGGAGCGGCGATGGGGAAGGCGCGCACCGGCGTGACGCCTTCGTGGACGATTCCATTTTCGGCCGTTAATACCAGTCGACCGTAGGAATCGCGTTGCAGTTGGAAATTGGCGTTCGACATGGGCTTATTCCGCGTGAGTTTTGGGCAGGCTGGTCGAGCGCGGCAGTTCCGGCTCGGTATCGACGTTGCGGGCCTGGGCCATGTAGAGCTTGAAGTAATGGCCTTCGGTCGCCATCAATTCGTCGTGGTTGCCGACTTCGACGATGCGGCCGCGATCCATGACGACCAGCCGGTCGGCCTTGCGCAGGGTGCTCAGGCGGTGGGCGATGGCAATGGTGGTGCGGCCCTTGACGAGATTGTCGAGCGCCTTCTGGATTTCCTTCTCGGTTTCGGTGTCGACCGCGGAAGTCGCTTCGTCGAGGATCAGGATGCGCGGATCGATGAGCAGGGCGCGGGCGATGGAAATGCGCTGGCGCTCGCCGCCGGACAGGCCCT contains:
- the ahbB gene encoding siroheme decarboxylase subunit beta — translated: MIDDIDRALIVATQGGLPLVPRPYHTIAEQLGLSADEVMRRLKVMLETGIVRRIGAVPNHYAIGWTANGMTVWDVADELVDELGARIGALDFVTHCYRRPRALPAWPYNLFAMVHGASRDECSAKAAEIRSLLGEACRGSDILYSTRILKKTGLRIGS
- a CDS encoding cyanophycin metabolism-associated DUF1854 family protein, translated to MSNANFQLQRDSYGRLVLTAENGIVHEGVTPVRAFPIAAPDEGLSLVNYEGHEVAWIDSLADLPPAIAGLIEADLASREFVPEIEGIEDVSSFACPSTWRLRTNRGPAELILKGEEDIRRLSQTRLLIADAHGIQFLIRDLSTLDRHSRKLLDRFL
- the ahbB gene encoding siroheme decarboxylase subunit beta produces the protein MNSSSLDFQLLNDFQRDFPLVPAPFAELAARLGVGEKVVLGHLENLRREGKISRVGAVFAPKRIGASTLAAMAVPPEKLEAVATAVNRFPEVNHNYEREHRYNLWFVVTAATEGRLQASLGAIEKAAGYPLLALPLEEEFHIDLGFCLNGDKKKSVATAQPVQPTALIDEAERRLVSVLQEGLPLFIRPFALIAERIGASEPEVLGRIRRWLEEGAIKRFGVVVRHHELGYRANAMLVHDIPDEQVSEIGRALAEEPAVTLCYRRPRRLPDWPYNLFCMIHGRERGEVESIIADLRQRHGLETAAHEVLFSLTRFKQNGARYA
- a CDS encoding cyanophycin synthetase gives rise to the protein MKKKDIIFRDTISLRGPNIWTYPPVIESWIDIGELEDFPSDKIPGLYERLSAWLPGLVEHRCNYGEHGGFLRRLKEGTWAGHILEHIVLELMTLAGLPDGFGRTRETTTRGVYKLVVSNFHEEVTRMSLDVGRELLLAAIADEPYDLDEAVRLLRRKVDRKYLGPSTAAIVLAGEKRGIPHIRLLDDGNLVQLGYGAAMRRIWTAETDQTSAIAETISRDKDLTKELISSVGVPVPEGREVDSADDAWDAAEDIGVPVVVKPTDGNHGRGVFIDLTTKEEVAKAYAIAVEEGSGVLVERSIQGIEHRLLVVGGKLVAANRSDLITVTGDGKSTVLELIDSQVNIDPRRGTTELHPLSIIKIDTAAKIELERQGLEADSVPAKDRVVLIQRNANHAFDCTDEVHPETAQVAALAARVVGLDIAGIDLVCQDVSKPLAEQGGAIVEVNAGPSLLMHIKPGIGKPRPVGQAIVDNLFAQSESGRVPLVGVTGTHGRNPVAKMVAHLVYLSGRHVGLACKDGIYLDRRQVQKTSAANWEGGRRLLMNRSVQAAVIENGAEVILGQGLAYDRCSIGIVTNIVSEDEDLSRWDTQPTGGEYYTTPRSIYRTQVDVVLPSGHAVLNAEDELVADFAELCDGEVIFFACDPTNPTLVAHLAAGKRGVTVDDKRVVLRTGSDEIRLSRLVDAPYIGKAKQAKNIANVLAGIAAGWAMGLSKEVLTTGLKTFGLELIDPASLIQQPAKKSQPKKPATARK
- the cphA gene encoding cyanophycin synthetase, with product MDVSRIRALRGPNLWSRHTAIQAIVSCEGAEVAISDLPNFEARLRERFPELGDLIPSDHLDTVSMAHALEFAALGLQAQAGCPVTFSRTAQTVDQGVYQVVVEYTEEDVGRLAFERAEQLCLAALNDTPFDLDGTLKELRDLDEDIRLGPSTGAIVSAALARGIPIRRLTQGSLVQFGWGSKQKRIQAAETSLTSAIGESIAQDKELTKKLLHASGVAVPYGRPVEDEDDAWVAALEVGLPVVVKPQDGNQGKGISVNLTTEEQVRRAYRVAIEFRDDIMVEKFLSGHDWRLLVIGDKLIAAARRDPPLVIGDGTHTVRELVDIVNRDPRRSDGHATSLTKIRFDEIALARLEEQGYTADSVPGRGVRVVLRNNANLSTGGTATDVTDDVHPELAAAAVAAAQTVGLDICGIDVVCDTMHKPLEEQGGGIVECNAAPGLRMHLDPSFGKGRAVGEAIVGMMFPDGDNARIPVVAIAGTNGKTTTSRLIGRIFEANGLRVGMTSTDGIYVEGRRIDTGDCSGPRSARNVLMHPDVDAAVFETARGGVLREGLGFDVCDVAVITNIGLGDHLGLNYITTVDELAVVKRVIVENVAPSGTAVLNAADPVVAAMAHHCHGEVIFFARDRMNPVLATHRAQGKRVVHVERDAIVCSEGRKKYRIPLANIPLTRNGTIGFQVENAMAAIATGWALGYEWPVIEKALANFVSDAATAPGRFNVFDYKGATLIADYGHNPDAIQALVGAIENMPAVRRSVVISGAGDRRDDDIRQQTEILGDAFDDVILYQDACQRGREDGEVIGLLREGLTNARRTKQIDAITGEFIAIDTALARLQPGDLCLILIDQVEEALAHIAQRIGEAH
- a CDS encoding Lrp/AsnC family transcriptional regulator, with the protein product MRELSTVDRKILAKLQGDFPICERPYAEAAEQIGISEEELLQRVQELLADKVLTRFGPMFQIEEMGGAFVLAALAAPEERYDEVTALVNELPAVAHNYRREHVLNMWFVLATETKAGIAEAIARIERDTGLAVYAFPKEREFFVEMKLEARL